A DNA window from Mus pahari chromosome 13, PAHARI_EIJ_v1.1, whole genome shotgun sequence contains the following coding sequences:
- the Morc2 gene encoding ATPase MORC2 isoform X2 has translation MAFTNYSSLNRAQLTFEYLHTNSTTHEFLFGALAELVDNARDADATRIDIYAERREDLRGGFMLCFLDDGAGMDPSDAASVIQFGKSAKRTPESTQIGQYGNGLKSGSMRIGKDFILFTKKEDTMTCLFLSRTFHEEEGIDEVIVPLPTWNARTREPITDNVEKFAIETELVYKYSPFHTEEQVMNQFMKIPGDSGTLVIIFNLKLMDNGEPELDIISNPKDIQMAETSPEGTKPERRSFRAYAAVLYIDPRMRIFIHGHKVQTKRLSCCLYKPRMYKYTSSRFKTRAEQEVKKAEHVARIAEEKAREAESKARTLEVRMGGDLTRDSRVMLRQVQNTAITLRREADVKKRIKDAKQRALKEPKELNFVFGVNIEHRDLDGMFIYNCSRLIKMYEKVGPQLEGGMACGGVVGVVDVPYLVLEPTHNKQDFADAKEYRHLLRAMGEHLAQYWKDIAIAQRGIIKFWDEFGYLSANWNQPPSSELRFKRRRAMEIPTTIQCDLCLKWRTLPFQLSSVEKDYPDTWVCSMNPDPEQDRCEASEQKQKVPLGTLKKDPKTQEEKQKQLTEKIRQQQEKLEALQKTTPIRSQADLKKLPLEVTTRPSTEEPVRRPQRPRSPPLPAVIKNAPSRPPSIQTPRPTTHLRKTSVISLPKPPTTASRGETSTSRILQPAEAPRKPVNHPIKTVPRPTPPVQTPSPSLIPNSKNLREVPAQKAIKTPVVKKPEPPVKQSMATSGRKRSLAVSDEEEAEEEAEKRKERCKRGKLAVKEEKKEANELSDSAGEDDLADLKKAQKDKGLHVEVRVNREWYTGRVTAVEVGKNVVRWKVKFDYVPTDTTPRDRWVEKGSEDVRLMKPPSPEHQSPDTQQEGGEEEEAKVAKQAVALPEPSTSDGLPIEPDTTATSTSHETIDLLVQILRNCLRYFLPPSFPISKKELSVMSSEELISFPLKEYFKQYEVGLQNLCHSYQSRADSRAKASEESLRTSEKKLRETEEKLQKLRTNIVALLQKVQEDIDINTDDELDAYIEDLITKGD, from the exons AGAGGCGGGAGGACCTTCGAGGAGGATTTATGCTTTGCTTTTTGGATGATGGAGCAGGAATGGATCCGA GTGATGCTGCTAGTGTGATCCAGTTTGGGAAGTCAGCCAAAAGAACTCCTGAGTCCACTCAAATTGGGCAGTATGGCAATGGATTAAAATC GGGCTCAATGCGGATTGGGAAGGATTTTATCCTCTTCACTAAGAAGGAAGATACCATGACCTGCCTCTTCCTGTCTCGCACCTTTCATGAGGAAGAAGGCATTGATGAA GTGATTGTCCCATTGCCCACCTGGAATGCTCGAACACGGGAACCTATCACAGACAATGTGGAGAAGTTTGCCATTGAGACAGAGCTTGTCTACAAGTACTCTCCCTTCCACACTGAAGAGCAAGTGATGAACCAGTTCATGAAGATTCCTGGGGACAGTG GAACACTGGTGATCATCTTTAATCTCAAGCTCATGGATAATGGAGAGCCGGAACTAGACATAATCTCAAATCCAAAAGATATCCAGATGGCAGAAACCTCCCCAGAGGGCAC GAAGCCAGAGCGACGCTCCTTCCGAGCCTATGCTGCTGTACTCTATATTGATCCCCGGATGAGGATCTTCATCCATGGACACAAGGTGCAGACCAAGAGACTCTCCTGCTGCCTATATAAGCCCAG GATGTACAAGTATACATCAAGTCGTTTCAAGACTCGGGCAGAACAGGAAGTGAAGAAAGCAGAGCATGTAGCACGGATTG ctGAAGAGAAGGCCCGGGAGGCAGAGAGCAAAGCTCGGACTTTAGAAGTTCGCATGGGTGGAGACCTGACACGGGACTCCAGG GTGATGTTGCGGCAGGTCCAGAATACCGCCATCACTCTTCGTAGAGAAGCTGATGTCAAGAAAAGGATCAAGGATGCCAAGCAGCG AGCTCTCAAAGAACCCAAGgaacttaattttgtttttgggGTCAATATTGAACACCGGGACCTAGATGGCATGTTTATCTACAACTGTAGCCGCCTCATCAAGATGTATGAGAAAGTGGGCCCACAGCTAGAAGGGGGCAT GGCATGCGGTGGGGTTGTTGGGGTTGTTGATGTGCCCTACTTGGTTCTGGAGCCTACGCATAACAAGCAGGACTTTGCTGATGCTAAGGAGTACCGGCATCTGCTTCGAGCAATGGGGGAGCACTTGGCACAGTACTGGAAGGACATAGCCATTG CCCAGCGTGGGATCATCAAGTTTTGGGATGAGTTTGGCTACCTTTCTGCCAACTGGAACCAACCCCCATCTAGTGAGCTTCGTTTCAAACGCCGGAGAGCTATGGAAATTCCAACCACTATCCAGTGTG ATTTGTGTCTGAAATGGAGGACGCTCCCCTTCCAGCTGAGTTCAGTAGAAAAAGATTACCCTGATACTTGGGTTTGCTCCATGAACCCTGATCCTGAGCAGGACCG CTGTGAAGCTTCTGAACAGAAGCAAAAGGTTCCCTTGGGGACATTAAAAAAGGACCCAAAGACccaggaagaaaagcagaagcagctgacagAGAAAATTCGCCAGCAGCAGGAAAAGCTAGAAGCTCTTCAG aAAACCACGCCCATCCGCTCACAAGCTGACCTGAAGAAATTGCCCTTAGAAGTGACTACAAGACCTTCTACTGAA GAACCTGTACGGAGACCTCAGCGTCCTCGGTCACCTCCTTTACCTGCAGTGATCAAGAATGCTCCTAGCAGACCCCCTTCTATTCAAACTCCCAGACCAACTACCCATCTCCGAAAGACGTCTGTTATCAGCCTTCCAAAACCACCCACTACAGCATCCCGAGGAGAAACTAGTACTTCCAGGATACTCCAGCCAGCTGAGGCACCTCGAAAGCCTGTAAACCATCCCATCAAGACTGTACCCCGACCCACCCCTCCTGTGCAGACACCCTCACCATCTTTAATCCCCAATTCCAAGAACCTTCGGGAAGTCCCTGCTCAAAAAGCCATCAAAACTCCAGTGGTCAAGAAGCCAGAGCCACCTGTTAAACAGTCCATG GCAACCTCAGGTCGGAAGCGGAGTCTTGCAGTCTCAGATGAGGAAGAGGCtgaagaagaagctgagaagaggaaagagagatgcAAGCGGGGCAAACTTGCtgtgaaggaggaaaagaaggaagcaaatgaG CTCTCAGACAGTGCTGGGGAGGATGACCTAGCTGATCTCAAGAAGGCTCAGAAAG ATAAAGGACTTCATGTAGAGGTCCGTGTGAACCGTGAGTGGTATACAGGCCGCGTCACAGCTGTGGAGGTGGGCAAGAATGTGGTTCGATGGAAAGTGAAGTTTGACTATGTGCCCACAGATACAACACCAAGAGACCGCtg GGTGGAGAAAGGCAGTGAAGATGTACGACTGATGAAGCCACCTTCCCCAGAGCATCAGAGCCCTGACACACAGCAAGaaggtggagaggaggaggaagctaagGTGGCTAAGCAGGCTGTGGCCTTGCCTGAGCCTTCCACCTCTGATGGTCTTCCCATTGAGCCTGATACCACTGCCACCAGTACCAGCCATGAGACTATTGATCTTCTGGTCCAGATTCTTCG GAATTGCTTGCGGTATTTCTTACCTCCAAGTTTCCCCATCTCCAAGAAGGAGCTGAGTGTTATGAGTTCAGAAGAACTAATATCTTTTCCTCTG AAAGAATACTTCAAGCAATATGAGGTGGGGCTCCAGAATCTTTGCCATTCCTACCAAAGCCGTGCTGATTCACGGGCAAAAGCCTCAGAGGAGAGCTTACGCACATCAGAGAAAAAGCTTCGTGAGACAGAGGAGAAGTTACAGAAGTTGAGGACCAACATTGTAGCACTCCTGCAAAAAGTGCAGGAG GACATAGACATCAATACAGATGATGAGCTGGATGCCTACATTGAGGACCTCATCACCAAAGGGGACTGA
- the Morc2 gene encoding ATPase MORC2 isoform X1, whose amino-acid sequence MAFTNYSSLNRAQLTFEYLHTNSTTHEFLFGALAELVDNARDADATRIDIYAERREDLRGGFMLCFLDDGAGMDPSDAASVIQFGKSAKRTPESTQIGQYGNGLKSGSMRIGKDFILFTKKEDTMTCLFLSRTFHEEEGIDEVIVPLPTWNARTREPITDNVEKFAIETELVYKYSPFHTEEQVMNQFMKIPGDSGTLVIIFNLKLMDNGEPELDIISNPKDIQMAETSPEGTKPERRSFRAYAAVLYIDPRMRIFIHGHKVQTKRLSCCLYKPRMYKYTSSRFKTRAEQEVKKAEHVARIAEEKAREAESKARTLEVRMGGDLTRDSRVMLRQVQNTAITLRREADVKKRIKDAKQRALKEPKELNFVFGVNIEHRDLDGMFIYNCSRLIKMYEKVGPQLEGGMACGGVVGVVDVPYLVLEPTHNKQDFADAKEYRHLLRAMGEHLAQYWKDIAIAQRGIIKFWDEFGYLSANWNQPPSSELRFKRRRAMEIPTTIQCDLCLKWRTLPFQLSSVEKDYPDTWVCSMNPDPEQDRCEASEQKQKVPLGTLKKDPKTQEEKQKQLTEKIRQQQEKLEALQKTTPIRSQADLKKLPLEVTTRPSTEEPVRRPQRPRSPPLPAVIKNAPSRPPSIQTPRPTTHLRKTSVISLPKPPTTASRGETSTSRILQPAEAPRKPVNHPIKTVPRPTPPVQTPSPSLIPNSKNLREVPAQKAIKTPVVKKPEPPVKQSMATSGRKRSLAVSDEEEAEEEAEKRKERCKRGKLAVKEEKKEANEVLSDSAGEDDLADLKKAQKDKGLHVEVRVNREWYTGRVTAVEVGKNVVRWKVKFDYVPTDTTPRDRWVEKGSEDVRLMKPPSPEHQSPDTQQEGGEEEEAKVAKQAVALPEPSTSDGLPIEPDTTATSTSHETIDLLVQILRNCLRYFLPPSFPISKKELSVMSSEELISFPLKEYFKQYEVGLQNLCHSYQSRADSRAKASEESLRTSEKKLRETEEKLQKLRTNIVALLQKVQEDIDINTDDELDAYIEDLITKGD is encoded by the exons AGAGGCGGGAGGACCTTCGAGGAGGATTTATGCTTTGCTTTTTGGATGATGGAGCAGGAATGGATCCGA GTGATGCTGCTAGTGTGATCCAGTTTGGGAAGTCAGCCAAAAGAACTCCTGAGTCCACTCAAATTGGGCAGTATGGCAATGGATTAAAATC GGGCTCAATGCGGATTGGGAAGGATTTTATCCTCTTCACTAAGAAGGAAGATACCATGACCTGCCTCTTCCTGTCTCGCACCTTTCATGAGGAAGAAGGCATTGATGAA GTGATTGTCCCATTGCCCACCTGGAATGCTCGAACACGGGAACCTATCACAGACAATGTGGAGAAGTTTGCCATTGAGACAGAGCTTGTCTACAAGTACTCTCCCTTCCACACTGAAGAGCAAGTGATGAACCAGTTCATGAAGATTCCTGGGGACAGTG GAACACTGGTGATCATCTTTAATCTCAAGCTCATGGATAATGGAGAGCCGGAACTAGACATAATCTCAAATCCAAAAGATATCCAGATGGCAGAAACCTCCCCAGAGGGCAC GAAGCCAGAGCGACGCTCCTTCCGAGCCTATGCTGCTGTACTCTATATTGATCCCCGGATGAGGATCTTCATCCATGGACACAAGGTGCAGACCAAGAGACTCTCCTGCTGCCTATATAAGCCCAG GATGTACAAGTATACATCAAGTCGTTTCAAGACTCGGGCAGAACAGGAAGTGAAGAAAGCAGAGCATGTAGCACGGATTG ctGAAGAGAAGGCCCGGGAGGCAGAGAGCAAAGCTCGGACTTTAGAAGTTCGCATGGGTGGAGACCTGACACGGGACTCCAGG GTGATGTTGCGGCAGGTCCAGAATACCGCCATCACTCTTCGTAGAGAAGCTGATGTCAAGAAAAGGATCAAGGATGCCAAGCAGCG AGCTCTCAAAGAACCCAAGgaacttaattttgtttttgggGTCAATATTGAACACCGGGACCTAGATGGCATGTTTATCTACAACTGTAGCCGCCTCATCAAGATGTATGAGAAAGTGGGCCCACAGCTAGAAGGGGGCAT GGCATGCGGTGGGGTTGTTGGGGTTGTTGATGTGCCCTACTTGGTTCTGGAGCCTACGCATAACAAGCAGGACTTTGCTGATGCTAAGGAGTACCGGCATCTGCTTCGAGCAATGGGGGAGCACTTGGCACAGTACTGGAAGGACATAGCCATTG CCCAGCGTGGGATCATCAAGTTTTGGGATGAGTTTGGCTACCTTTCTGCCAACTGGAACCAACCCCCATCTAGTGAGCTTCGTTTCAAACGCCGGAGAGCTATGGAAATTCCAACCACTATCCAGTGTG ATTTGTGTCTGAAATGGAGGACGCTCCCCTTCCAGCTGAGTTCAGTAGAAAAAGATTACCCTGATACTTGGGTTTGCTCCATGAACCCTGATCCTGAGCAGGACCG CTGTGAAGCTTCTGAACAGAAGCAAAAGGTTCCCTTGGGGACATTAAAAAAGGACCCAAAGACccaggaagaaaagcagaagcagctgacagAGAAAATTCGCCAGCAGCAGGAAAAGCTAGAAGCTCTTCAG aAAACCACGCCCATCCGCTCACAAGCTGACCTGAAGAAATTGCCCTTAGAAGTGACTACAAGACCTTCTACTGAA GAACCTGTACGGAGACCTCAGCGTCCTCGGTCACCTCCTTTACCTGCAGTGATCAAGAATGCTCCTAGCAGACCCCCTTCTATTCAAACTCCCAGACCAACTACCCATCTCCGAAAGACGTCTGTTATCAGCCTTCCAAAACCACCCACTACAGCATCCCGAGGAGAAACTAGTACTTCCAGGATACTCCAGCCAGCTGAGGCACCTCGAAAGCCTGTAAACCATCCCATCAAGACTGTACCCCGACCCACCCCTCCTGTGCAGACACCCTCACCATCTTTAATCCCCAATTCCAAGAACCTTCGGGAAGTCCCTGCTCAAAAAGCCATCAAAACTCCAGTGGTCAAGAAGCCAGAGCCACCTGTTAAACAGTCCATG GCAACCTCAGGTCGGAAGCGGAGTCTTGCAGTCTCAGATGAGGAAGAGGCtgaagaagaagctgagaagaggaaagagagatgcAAGCGGGGCAAACTTGCtgtgaaggaggaaaagaaggaagcaaatgaGGTG CTCTCAGACAGTGCTGGGGAGGATGACCTAGCTGATCTCAAGAAGGCTCAGAAAG ATAAAGGACTTCATGTAGAGGTCCGTGTGAACCGTGAGTGGTATACAGGCCGCGTCACAGCTGTGGAGGTGGGCAAGAATGTGGTTCGATGGAAAGTGAAGTTTGACTATGTGCCCACAGATACAACACCAAGAGACCGCtg GGTGGAGAAAGGCAGTGAAGATGTACGACTGATGAAGCCACCTTCCCCAGAGCATCAGAGCCCTGACACACAGCAAGaaggtggagaggaggaggaagctaagGTGGCTAAGCAGGCTGTGGCCTTGCCTGAGCCTTCCACCTCTGATGGTCTTCCCATTGAGCCTGATACCACTGCCACCAGTACCAGCCATGAGACTATTGATCTTCTGGTCCAGATTCTTCG GAATTGCTTGCGGTATTTCTTACCTCCAAGTTTCCCCATCTCCAAGAAGGAGCTGAGTGTTATGAGTTCAGAAGAACTAATATCTTTTCCTCTG AAAGAATACTTCAAGCAATATGAGGTGGGGCTCCAGAATCTTTGCCATTCCTACCAAAGCCGTGCTGATTCACGGGCAAAAGCCTCAGAGGAGAGCTTACGCACATCAGAGAAAAAGCTTCGTGAGACAGAGGAGAAGTTACAGAAGTTGAGGACCAACATTGTAGCACTCCTGCAAAAAGTGCAGGAG GACATAGACATCAATACAGATGATGAGCTGGATGCCTACATTGAGGACCTCATCACCAAAGGGGACTGA